One window from the genome of Salvia splendens isolate huo1 chromosome 9, SspV2, whole genome shotgun sequence encodes:
- the LOC121747170 gene encoding uncharacterized protein LOC121747170 codes for MANSPAPALSMENLRTQFSLEDPGSQQMINDHLGRNRKRKGDRKGDRTRRSWTDREEETLVIALKDIVAHGWKSDNGFRGGYLTKLEDAMRSRFPKTDIKGSPHITSKLTAWKRMYGSLALILNRSGVGFNNKGDYKIDCNDDQWDQIVKADKDARFMRNKCWPYWEHWQVIFGKERASGTVAADYMDSVNDLHSLEQVQESIGAIGEQVIPDEQPSMDDQPTMDDQPSMDPLGGTPTPAGAANSTSHGGRANATSGSVGNKKKLSELGTDGLVHMLEKLHEDTNKRLDTLSLRIGYEFDLSKARKDVFQLLGRLPGLTREQKFDVGEILLEKVERLDFFLGMQDEDRSAYVLRALVKFM; via the exons ATGGCAAACTCTCCGGCGCCG GCACTGTCCATGGAAAATTTGAGAACCCAATTCAGTTTGGAAGATCCTGGGAGTCAACAAA TGATCAATGATCACTTGGGACGAAACCGCAAGAGGAAAGGAGACCGGAAAGGAGACCGCACGAGAAGAAGCTGGACTGATCGAGAGGAGGAGACACTGGTTATAGCACTGAAGGACATCGTTGCCCATGGTTGGAAGTCCGACAATGGGTTTCGAGGTGGATATCTTACAAAGCTTGAAGATGCAATGCGAAGTCGGTTTCCAAAGACTGATATTAAGGGCTCTCCGCACATCACCTCAAAACTTACAGCTTGGAAAAGGATGTATGGGTCGTTGGCTCTTATTCTGAATAGAAGTGGGGTAGGGTTTAACAATAAGGGCGACTACAAAATCGATTGTAATGACGATCAATGGGATCAAATTGTGAAG GCTGATAAAGATGCTCGTTTTATGAGGAACAAGTGTTGGCCCTATTGGGAGCACTGGCAAGTAATATTCGGGAAGGAACGTGCTAGTGGCACAGTTGCAGCGGATTACATGGACTCTGTTAATGATCTTCACTCTCTCGAACAAGTGCAAGAGTCAATTGGTGCCATTGGAGAGCAAGTGATCCCTGATGAACAGCCAAGCATGGATGATCAACCAACCATGGATGATCAGCCAAGCATGGACCCGTTGGGTGGAACGCCTACTCCGGCGGGTGCGGCTAACAGCACCAGCCACGGCGGTCGGGCCAACGCCACTTCTGGCAGCGTTGGAAATAAGAAGAAGTTGTCTGAGCTTGGCACTGATGGCCTTGTCCACATGCTAGAGAAGCTGCACGAGGATACTAACAAGAGGCTCGACACTTTATCCCTTCGCATTGGGTATGAATTCGATCTCAGTAAAGCTCGAAAGGACGTATTCCAGCTGTTAGGCAGACTTCCTGGTCTCACTCGTGAGCAGAAGTTTGATGTGGGAGAAATCCTACTTGAAAAGGTAGAGCGTTTGGATTTTTTCCTTGGAATGCAGGATGAGGATCGCAGTGCATACGTGCTTCGAGCCCTTGTGAAGTTTATGTAG
- the LOC121747173 gene encoding putative nuclease HARBI1, which translates to MHTLFLVKPEPIKDDCADWRWKHFKGCLGALDGTFINVLVPNSDKPRFRNRKGQITINTLAACDRHMRFTYVLPGWEGYAGDARVLRDAVNRPYGLKVPLGNYYLCDNGYANSQGFLTPYRGVRYHLKEWGPNADMPQNAIELYNMRHTKARNIIERAFAVLKMRWAILRSASFYPIKVQVQLISACFLLHNYIRSEMNVDPLEDLIDTWNDGHGPEDDSNEGPFVDYIDATTDWNMFRDQLANSLWNQHVSGGS; encoded by the exons ATGCACACATTGTTCCTGGTCAAACCTGAGCCAATAAAAGATGATTGCGCCGATTGGAGATGGAAACATTTCAAG GGTTGTCTCGGAGCGTTGGATGGTACTTTCATAAATGTGTTAGTTCCTAACTCAGATAAACCGCGCTTTCGGAACCGAAAAGGACAAATAACAATAAATACACTAGCAGCCTGCGATCGACATATGCGATTTACCTATGTCCTACCCGGGTGGGAAGGATATGCTGGCGACGCTCGTGTCTTAAGGGATGCAGTCAATCGTCCATACGGTCTGAAGGTCCCTCTAG GAAATTATTACCTTTGTGATAATGGTTATGCAAACAGCCAAGGATTTTTGACTCCTTACAGAGGTGTTAGATACCACCTCAAAGAATGGGGGCCAAATGCAGATATGCCACAAAATGCTATTGAGCTTTACAATATGCGTCATACTAAGGCAAGAAACATCATAGAACGAGCTTTTGCAGTGTTGAAGATGCGATGGGCTATACTACGCAGTGCATCATTCTACCCCATCAAGGTACAAGTACAACTAATCAGCGCTTGTTTCTTGTTGCACAACTACATTAGAAGCGAAATGAATGTGGATCCTCTCGAAGATCTCATAGACACTTGGAATGATGGACATGGTCCAGAGGATGATTCAAACGAAGGGCCGTTTGTTGATTACATTGATGCAACAACGGACTGGAACATGTTCCGAGATCAACTAGCAAACTCATTGTGGAATCAG CACGTGTCGGGAGGTTCATAA
- the LOC121749687 gene encoding ABSCISIC ACID-INSENSITIVE 5-like protein 2, translated as MVAQRMGSQGDGGNSTIGTLLRNPDLKSNRLTRQGSLYSLTLDEVQNHLGDLGKPLGSMNLDELLKSVLTVEGAEYGQSAPFQPPSGSGLNRQSSVTISRDLSKKTVNEVWKDIQLEQKRSSLDRNFNLGEMTLEDFLVKAGVDLIGLLQQDQWTSYPISGVAPQQQQQQQQQQQSMMPVYMPCHAIQQPMPLGGNFVLDTAYPETLLMSSSPLMGTLSDTQTTRRKRVLSDDIAEKGVERRQKRMIKNRESAARSRARKQAYTHELENKISCLEEENEMLKKKQEWEKVLPSIPPPQPKFQLRRTSSAPM; from the exons ATGGTAGCTCAGAGAATGGGGTCTCAAGGGGATGGTGGCAACAGCACTATTGGGACCTTACTCCGAAACCCGGACCTAAAATCGAACCGATTGACTAGGCAGGGCTCTTTGTACAGCCTCACTCTTGATGAGGTGCAGAATCATTTGGGGGATTTGGGGAAGCCCCTTGGCAGCATGAATCTTGATGAGCTTCTCAAGAGTGTGTTGACAGTGGAAGGCGCTGAGTATGGGCAATCAGCGCCTTTCCAGCCTCCATCAGGGTCGGGTTTGAATCGGCAGTCTAGTGTTACGATATCTAGGGATCTGAGCAAAAAAACTGTTAATGAGGTGTGGAAAGATATTCAGCTGGAGCAGAAAAGGAGCAGTCTTGATAGGAATTTCAATCTTGGGGAAATGACGTTGGAGGATTTCTTGGTTAAGGCCGGGGTTGATCTGATTGGATTGCTTCAGCAAGATCAATGGACGAGTTACCCGATCTCTGGAGTTGCtcctcagcagcagcagcagcagcagcagcaacaacaaAGTATGATGCCTGTTTACATGCCGTGCCATGCAATCCAGCAGCCTATGCCTCTCGGTGGAAACTTTGTCTTGGACACTGCTTATCCGGAAACCCTGTTAATGTCATCTTCCCCGCTGATGGGAACGTTGTCGGACACCCAAACAACAAGACGGAAGAGGGTTCTCTCAGATGATATAGCTGAGAAAGGTGTTGAAAGGCGGCAGAAGAGGATGATAAAGAACAGGGAATCTGCAGCACGCTCACGAGCTAGGAAGCAG GCCTACACCCATGAACTCGAAAACAAGATTTCATGCCTAGAGGAGGAGAATGAAATGCTCAAGAAAAAACAG GAATGGGAGAAGGTGCTGCCGAGCATACCACCACCACAGCCCAAGTTTCAGCTGCGTCGAACAAGCTCTGCTCCCATGTGA
- the LOC121746647 gene encoding uncharacterized protein LOC121746647, whose protein sequence is MANPRRPAYSSYPLPISDPIPNTIPQFQPQTPQAASTFFNSLKIFLKKPHAFPFLLSIFCLLAWVSLRLQHRHSYQPFHQSPYTMKNDKNGGYFKDLNGKFVKFSSVSSPVAKDKRGWILDPISAALDYGVSGGAVSCASVHLGEIRPGTLRGNHRHHTCNETFVIWGAKTVLRLEDEKQARGYSEVMVGIDEVAVVASHSGSAHALINVDTTRSTFFIGCQDTVVNYNGSATDYRVWKDLI, encoded by the exons ATGGCGAACCCTAGAAGACCGGCGTATTCCTCGTATCCGCTCCCAATATCCGACCCGATTCCGAACACGATTCCGCAGTTCCAGCCCCAAACCCCACAAGCAGCGTCCACGTTCTTTAATTCGCTCAAGATTTTTCTCAAGAAGCCTCACGCATTCCCGTTTCTACTCTCAATATTCTGTCTTCTCGCATGGGTTTCGCTCAGATTGCAGCACCGTCACAGTTATCAACCGTTTCACCAATCGCCTTATACTATGAAAAACGACAAGAACGGTGGTTACTTCAAGGATTTGAATGGAAAATTTGTGAAATTCTCCTCGGTTTCGTCTCCGGTGGCCAAGGATAAGCGTGGCTGGATACTCGATCCCATTTCAGCTGCTCTGGATTATGGCGTTTCAG GTGGAGCAGTTTCTTGTGCTTCCGTTCATTTGGGTGAGATCAGACCTGGAACCTTGAGAGGAAACCATAGACATCACACTTGCAATGAGACGTTTGTGATATGGGGAGCTAAAACAGTGCTCAGG CTGGAAGACGAAAAACAGGCAAGAGGATACTCTGAGGTGATGGTTGGCATAGATGAAGTTGCGGTTGTTGCTAGTCATAGTGGCTCTGCACATGCTTTGATTAATGTAGATACGACTCGGAGCACATTTTTCATAGGGTGCCAGGACACTGTTGTAAATTATAATGGTTCAGCTACTGATTATCGTGTTTGGAAAGATCTGATTTAG
- the LOC121747356 gene encoding protein ZINC INDUCED FACILITATOR-LIKE 1-like isoform X2 produces the protein MAANAAAPLIQKRDYYETCAACQIEHMKDSDAGIPFKLLILVWVITLAAALPISSLFPFLYFMVRDLHIADKEEDISYYAGYVGSSFMLGRALTSLLWGLVADKYGRKPVIVFGTFIVVIFNTLFGVSVNFWMAIITRFLLGSLCGTLGPLRAYASEICRKEHQALGMSVISTSWGIGLVIGPAVGGFLAQPAEKYPQIFSQKSIFGRFPYFLPCLVISAFSLVASILCLWLPETIHAHNKENIAQKAAMEEDDIYESFESCKVEVYEPKPTVSQKSLLRDWPLMSAIMVYCIFQLHDMAYSEIFSLWAVSSTRLGGLHFDSADVGGVLSITGVGMLIFQLSVYTWIERILGPVMVSRIGAVITIPLLTTYPFLANLSGFILLLLLNCASMLKNILAISITTGMLVLQNRAVTKERRGAANGISMTAMSLCKAIGPAAGGSLLSYAQGRLDAHFLPGVHLVFFMLNLVEFVGLVMTFRPFLVVPDDGLSSSASDRESLLS, from the exons ATGGCGGCAAATGCAGCAGCACCGCTGATACAGAAACGAGATTACTACGAGACCTGCGCGGCCTGCCAGATTGAACACATGAAAGATTCTGATGCAGGAATTCCATTCAAGCTTTTGATTTTGGTCTGGGTCATCACTCTCGCCGCAG CTCTGCCAATATCTTCTCTTTTCCCTTTCCTATATTTTATG GTAAGAGATCTCCATATTGCAGACAAGGAGGAAGACATAAGTTACTATGCTGGATATGTCG GATCGTCATTCATGCTTGGGAGAGCTTTGACTTCTCTTCTCTGGGGGCTTGTAGCTGATAAATATGGTCGGAAACCAGTCATAGTGTTTGGCACATTTATAGT GGTTATATTCAACACACTTTTTGGTGTTAGTGTAAACTTTTGGATGGCCATTATTACAAGGTTCCTTCTTGGAAGTTTATGTGGAACGCTGGGTCCTTTAAGG GCATATGCTTCTGAAATTTGTCGTAAAGAGCACCAAGCTTTGGGGATGTCAGTC ATTAGCACATCCTGGGGCATAGGCTTGGTCATCGGCCCTGCTGTCGGAGGTTTTCTTGCACAG CCTGCAGAAAAATATCCACAAATCTTTTCCCAAAAATCCATATTTGGAAG GTTTCCATACTTTTTACCTTGTCTTGTGATCTCAGCCTTTTCTTTGGTGGCGTCTATCCTCTGCCTCTGGCTTCCC GAAACTATTCATGCCCATAATAAAGAAAACATAGCCCAGAAAGCTGCAATGGAAGAAGACGACATTTATGAGTCCTTCGAGTCATGTAAAGTAGAAGTTTACGAGCCAAAACCCACAGTCTCTCAGAAAAGCCTCCTAAGAGATTGGCCCTTGATGTCTGCTATTATGGTGTACTGCATTTTCCAGCTTCATGATATGGCCTATAGTGAG ATATTCTCTTTGTGGGCCGTCAGCTCAACGAGGCTCGGGGGATTGCATTTTGACTCCGCAGATGTTGGTGGAGTTCTTTCCATAACAG GGGTTGGTATGCTCATCTTTCAGCTCTCTGTATATACCTGGATCGAGAGGATACTTGGACCCGTCATGGTCTCTCGCATAGGAGCT GTCATTACTATACCATTGCTAACAACCTACCCCTTTTTAGCCAATTTATCGGGTTTCATTCTCTTATTGCTTCTTAATTGTGCTTCGATGCTGAAGAACATACTCGCA ATTTCCATCACGACGGGCATGTTAGTTCTTCAAAATAGAGCTGTG ACGAAAGAGCGAAGAGGAGCTGCAAATGGCATATCCATGACAGCCATGTCTCTATGTAAAGCAATCGGCCCTGCAGCCGGAGGCTCCCT ACTCTCCTACGCTCAAGGCCGTCTGGATGCACACTTCTTACCAG GTGTTCACCTAGTTTTCTTCATGTTAAACTTGGTCGAGTTTGTCGGTCTCGTTATGACCTTCCGTCCGTTTCTCGTCGTGCCCGACGACGGACTTTCAAGTTCGGCCAGTGACCGTGAAAGTCTCTTGAGCTGA
- the LOC121747356 gene encoding protein ZINC INDUCED FACILITATOR-LIKE 1-like isoform X1 has product MAANAAAPLIQKRDYYETCAACQIEHMKDSDAGIPFKLLILVWVITLAAALPISSLFPFLYFMVRDLHIADKEEDISYYAGYVGSSFMLGRALTSLLWGLVADKYGRKPVIVFGTFIVVIFNTLFGVSVNFWMAIITRFLLGSLCGTLGPLRAYASEICRKEHQALGMSVISTSWGIGLVIGPAVGGFLAQPAEKYPQIFSQKSIFGRFPYFLPCLVISAFSLVASILCLWLPETIHAHNKENIAQKAAMEEDDIYESFESCKVEVYEPKPTVSQKSLLRDWPLMSAIMVYCIFQLHDMAYSEIFSLWAVSSTRLGGLHFDSADVGGVLSITGVGMLIFQLSVYTWIERILGPVMVSRIGAVITIPLLTTYPFLANLSGFILLLLLNCASMLKNILAISITTGMLVLQNRAVTKERRGAANGISMTAMSLCKAIGPAAGGSLLSYAQGRLDAHFLPGTNE; this is encoded by the exons ATGGCGGCAAATGCAGCAGCACCGCTGATACAGAAACGAGATTACTACGAGACCTGCGCGGCCTGCCAGATTGAACACATGAAAGATTCTGATGCAGGAATTCCATTCAAGCTTTTGATTTTGGTCTGGGTCATCACTCTCGCCGCAG CTCTGCCAATATCTTCTCTTTTCCCTTTCCTATATTTTATG GTAAGAGATCTCCATATTGCAGACAAGGAGGAAGACATAAGTTACTATGCTGGATATGTCG GATCGTCATTCATGCTTGGGAGAGCTTTGACTTCTCTTCTCTGGGGGCTTGTAGCTGATAAATATGGTCGGAAACCAGTCATAGTGTTTGGCACATTTATAGT GGTTATATTCAACACACTTTTTGGTGTTAGTGTAAACTTTTGGATGGCCATTATTACAAGGTTCCTTCTTGGAAGTTTATGTGGAACGCTGGGTCCTTTAAGG GCATATGCTTCTGAAATTTGTCGTAAAGAGCACCAAGCTTTGGGGATGTCAGTC ATTAGCACATCCTGGGGCATAGGCTTGGTCATCGGCCCTGCTGTCGGAGGTTTTCTTGCACAG CCTGCAGAAAAATATCCACAAATCTTTTCCCAAAAATCCATATTTGGAAG GTTTCCATACTTTTTACCTTGTCTTGTGATCTCAGCCTTTTCTTTGGTGGCGTCTATCCTCTGCCTCTGGCTTCCC GAAACTATTCATGCCCATAATAAAGAAAACATAGCCCAGAAAGCTGCAATGGAAGAAGACGACATTTATGAGTCCTTCGAGTCATGTAAAGTAGAAGTTTACGAGCCAAAACCCACAGTCTCTCAGAAAAGCCTCCTAAGAGATTGGCCCTTGATGTCTGCTATTATGGTGTACTGCATTTTCCAGCTTCATGATATGGCCTATAGTGAG ATATTCTCTTTGTGGGCCGTCAGCTCAACGAGGCTCGGGGGATTGCATTTTGACTCCGCAGATGTTGGTGGAGTTCTTTCCATAACAG GGGTTGGTATGCTCATCTTTCAGCTCTCTGTATATACCTGGATCGAGAGGATACTTGGACCCGTCATGGTCTCTCGCATAGGAGCT GTCATTACTATACCATTGCTAACAACCTACCCCTTTTTAGCCAATTTATCGGGTTTCATTCTCTTATTGCTTCTTAATTGTGCTTCGATGCTGAAGAACATACTCGCA ATTTCCATCACGACGGGCATGTTAGTTCTTCAAAATAGAGCTGTG ACGAAAGAGCGAAGAGGAGCTGCAAATGGCATATCCATGACAGCCATGTCTCTATGTAAAGCAATCGGCCCTGCAGCCGGAGGCTCCCT ACTCTCCTACGCTCAAGGCCGTCTGGATGCACACTTCTTACCAGGTACTAACGAATAA